The proteins below are encoded in one region of Sideroxydans lithotrophicus ES-1:
- a CDS encoding GspH/FimT family pseudopilin, with the protein MLINRHNSKGMTLVEIMVALAIVFILFAAAAPNFSDWIQNTKIRSATESMLNGLAIAKNEAVHRNTTAQFVTCASNDSSWDVVVSSAAANTNVCNTVANAGVERVQSQILQGGSTNASVNAGQATIAFNGLGRQVSSTDLLVGGATPNPSVAVNIDVSANLSGASCYCPAANAGCGYPPAISYSTTGKLRCLRIVVSSGGQVRMCDPALTPNTPQGC; encoded by the coding sequence GTGTTAATCAACAGACACAATTCGAAGGGCATGACCCTGGTCGAGATCATGGTCGCGCTGGCGATCGTGTTCATCCTGTTCGCCGCCGCCGCACCCAATTTCTCCGACTGGATACAGAACACAAAGATACGCTCAGCCACCGAGTCGATGTTGAACGGTTTGGCCATCGCCAAGAACGAGGCCGTGCACCGCAACACCACAGCGCAATTCGTCACCTGCGCAAGCAATGATTCGTCCTGGGACGTGGTCGTCTCTTCGGCTGCCGCCAATACCAATGTTTGCAATACCGTCGCGAACGCCGGAGTGGAAAGGGTGCAAAGTCAGATATTGCAAGGCGGATCGACTAACGCTTCGGTCAACGCCGGCCAAGCCACCATCGCCTTCAACGGTCTGGGACGGCAAGTGAGCTCGACAGATCTGCTTGTTGGGGGCGCCACGCCAAACCCTTCCGTGGCCGTAAATATCGATGTCAGCGCCAATCTCAGCGGCGCATCCTGTTACTGCCCGGCGGCGAATGCGGGTTGTGGTTATCCGCCTGCAATCAGCTATTCAACCACCGGCAAGCTGCGCTGCTTGCGTATCGTGGTGTCGTCCGGCGGGCAGGTGCGCATGTGCGACCCTGCGCTTACCCCCAATACACCCCAAGGATGCTGA
- a CDS encoding NAD(P)/FAD-dependent oxidoreductase, whose amino-acid sequence MVIGAGALGLATAEALLRQGGGVTVLERGPVGRESSWAGGGILSPLCPWDYPDEVNRLALRGMGLFGDYAEALHRATGIDPEYQRSGMLVMPPFDMLAALRWCATHGMKAERNDDGLLLPDIAQARNPRLMQSLRARVEQLGGRIVEQCAVEQIVEKAGKVTHLATTQGDFSADAYVVTAGAWSKVLLGAHALHADIKPIRGQMLLFKFDAPPLPHIVLQGDIYLIPRRDGHLLLGSTREDVGFDKSTTEEAHAMLLQRGAVLLPALREMPVIKHWAGLRPGSPGNIPTIGRHPHLPNLFINSGHYRYGVTMTPASVEVLMNTINGTPQPFDVSPYLWR is encoded by the coding sequence ATGGTGATAGGGGCCGGCGCGCTGGGGCTGGCGACGGCGGAAGCTCTGTTGCGGCAGGGTGGCGGCGTGACCGTGCTGGAACGCGGTCCGGTCGGGCGGGAGTCTTCGTGGGCGGGCGGCGGGATATTGTCGCCGCTGTGCCCCTGGGACTATCCGGACGAAGTGAACCGGCTGGCATTGCGCGGCATGGGCCTGTTCGGCGACTACGCCGAGGCTTTGCATCGGGCGACGGGCATCGATCCCGAATATCAGCGCAGCGGCATGCTGGTGATGCCGCCATTCGACATGCTGGCTGCGCTGCGATGGTGTGCCACGCACGGGATGAAGGCTGAACGAAACGACGATGGGCTGTTGTTGCCGGACATCGCCCAGGCGCGCAATCCGCGTCTGATGCAAAGCCTGCGTGCCCGTGTCGAACAGCTTGGTGGACGCATCGTGGAACAATGCGCAGTCGAACAGATCGTTGAGAAAGCGGGGAAGGTCACGCATCTGGCAACGACTCAGGGCGATTTCAGCGCGGATGCCTACGTCGTGACCGCAGGCGCATGGAGCAAAGTGCTGTTGGGTGCACATGCCCTGCACGCCGACATCAAGCCGATACGCGGACAGATGCTGCTGTTCAAATTCGACGCGCCACCGCTACCGCATATCGTGTTGCAAGGAGACATCTATCTGATTCCGCGCCGTGACGGCCATCTGTTGCTGGGCAGTACGCGCGAGGATGTGGGTTTCGACAAGAGCACCACCGAAGAGGCGCACGCGATGCTGTTGCAACGCGGGGCTGTGTTGTTGCCAGCCTTGCGTGAAATGCCTGTCATCAAACATTGGGCAGGGTTGCGTCCTGGTTCTCCCGGCAACATCCCGACCATCGGGCGGCATCCGCACCTGCCCAACCTTTTTATCAACAGCGGTCATTACCGCTACGGCGTAACCATGACACCGGCCAGCGTGGAAGTGCTGATGAATACGATCAACGGCACACCACAGCCGTTCGATGTTTCACCCTATCTGTGGCGTTAA
- a CDS encoding type IV pilus modification PilV family protein, with translation MKTQHNLPAFRQRGVMLLEALIAILIFSIGILAIVALQANSIKLASDSKYRSDANLLANRLIGEMWLAHSAPNFATAYQTGGASYTAWANTVAATLPTTGASAPTVTIVPFTAAASTPSNAVTINVFWTVPGENTGTATGHQYSTLTQITN, from the coding sequence ATGAAGACACAGCACAATCTTCCAGCTTTCAGACAACGCGGCGTGATGCTGCTGGAAGCGCTGATCGCCATCCTGATCTTCTCGATCGGCATCCTTGCCATCGTCGCCTTGCAGGCCAATTCGATCAAGCTGGCCAGCGATTCGAAATACCGTTCCGATGCCAATTTGCTGGCCAACCGGCTGATCGGAGAGATGTGGCTGGCGCACTCCGCCCCGAATTTTGCCACCGCTTACCAGACCGGCGGTGCTTCGTATACTGCCTGGGCGAATACGGTTGCCGCGACCCTGCCTACTACAGGCGCTTCCGCACCTACAGTCACCATAGTTCCATTTACCGCTGCAGCTTCCACGCCCAGCAATGCCGTCACCATCAATGTCTTCTGGACCGTGCCGGGTGAAAACACAGGCACTGCAACCGGCCACCAGTACAGCACCCTCACCCAGATAACCAACTAG
- a CDS encoding type IV pilin protein, translating into MKLHKGFTLIELMVVVAIIAILASVAFPAYQDYVVRSKIPEATSTLSTMRVQMEQCFQDNRSYATCNCNNTGNNFDVSCPATPGATTYTLQAIGKNTMAGFTYTVDQANAQTSTIAAPAPANWQSPQQSCWITKAGGQC; encoded by the coding sequence ATGAAATTGCACAAAGGATTTACCTTGATCGAGTTGATGGTCGTTGTAGCCATCATCGCCATACTAGCATCGGTGGCTTTCCCCGCCTATCAGGATTACGTCGTCAGAAGCAAGATTCCCGAGGCGACTTCAACCCTCTCGACCATGCGCGTGCAGATGGAGCAATGCTTCCAGGACAATCGCTCCTATGCGACCTGCAACTGCAACAACACCGGCAACAATTTCGATGTCTCCTGCCCCGCGACGCCTGGCGCCACCACTTATACTTTGCAGGCGATCGGCAAGAACACCATGGCCGGATTCACTTATACCGTGGACCAGGCCAACGCCCAGACCTCCACCATCGCCGCGCCGGCCCCTGCCAACTGGCAAAGTCCACAACAGTCCTGCTGGATAACCAAAGCGGGGGGCCAGTGTTAA
- a CDS encoding prepilin-type N-terminal cleavage/methylation domain-containing protein produces MFSAHITVRNHHHARGFTLVEIMVAMVIGMLGIIIMMQMFSLFEGQKRTTSGGDDALNAGAIAMYGIQQNVQQAGYCFASATSAAVAAPTLSWNGATLSPVMINYAPLAISGVRDTNTDTLMVAYGNDACAPESASGVAAAGNTINVLAYAVSGGNLRQCDYVTSDCSLPANWISIAGDVVSMRAECNAGQSVRLALVTRNHQLEKIAVTGVSAPVPAWSGTGAIDLTGTSFDPGFTWQNYRYKTFESLIPIRNSLWTGAPGC; encoded by the coding sequence GTGTTTTCTGCCCACATTACAGTCCGCAATCACCATCATGCACGGGGCTTCACCCTGGTGGAGATCATGGTTGCCATGGTCATCGGCATGCTGGGCATCATCATCATGATGCAGATGTTCTCCCTGTTCGAGGGGCAGAAGCGAACGACCAGCGGTGGCGACGATGCATTGAACGCCGGCGCCATCGCAATGTATGGCATCCAGCAGAACGTGCAGCAGGCAGGGTATTGTTTTGCTTCGGCGACGTCCGCAGCCGTTGCTGCGCCCACTCTGTCGTGGAACGGGGCCACCCTGAGCCCGGTGATGATCAACTATGCTCCCCTGGCCATATCCGGCGTCAGGGACACCAATACCGACACCCTCATGGTCGCTTATGGCAACGATGCCTGCGCACCGGAATCCGCTTCGGGTGTCGCCGCTGCCGGCAACACGATCAACGTCCTGGCCTATGCAGTCAGCGGAGGCAACCTGAGGCAATGCGACTATGTCACCAGCGATTGCTCCCTCCCTGCCAACTGGATATCGATCGCCGGCGATGTGGTCAGCATGAGGGCAGAATGCAATGCGGGCCAAAGCGTCCGGCTCGCCCTGGTCACCAGGAACCACCAGCTGGAAAAAATAGCGGTCACTGGTGTCTCTGCACCTGTGCCGGCATGGTCAGGCACTGGCGCGATCGATTTGACGGGGACTTCGTTTGATCCCGGGTTTACATGGCAAAACTATCGCTACAAGACTTTTGAAAGCCTGATACCGATACGAAATTCATTGTGGACAGGAGCACCCGGATGTTAA
- a CDS encoding pilus assembly PilX family protein, translating to MLTPTLQSRELNGRSRQKGVVLLITLIMLVAMTLAAIALMRSVDTTNLVSGNLAFQQSSLNAADTGTETAIAYLYNNVPNLQCDGSTPTNPCANGYKSYHQPLLEPPTANTTWESYWTAMVGGPGVVSLTTLPTGYSGAFVIEAMCGSPQQVNCTIATSTTTTTTPQGQDIGSTSRDFSSSTQTSNLHYYRITTRVVGPRNSVSYVQAMIAL from the coding sequence ATGTTAACTCCCACCCTTCAATCACGCGAACTCAACGGTCGCTCCAGGCAAAAAGGCGTGGTGCTGCTGATCACGCTCATCATGCTGGTAGCCATGACGCTGGCCGCCATCGCCTTGATGCGCTCAGTGGATACGACCAACCTGGTTTCCGGCAACCTGGCGTTCCAGCAATCTTCATTGAATGCTGCGGATACGGGCACGGAAACGGCGATTGCATACCTTTACAACAACGTCCCGAACTTGCAATGCGACGGCTCGACTCCCACCAACCCATGTGCAAACGGCTACAAGTCCTACCACCAGCCACTGCTGGAGCCGCCCACAGCCAACACCACCTGGGAAAGCTACTGGACTGCCATGGTAGGCGGCCCCGGCGTGGTGTCGCTGACCACCCTGCCAACAGGTTACAGCGGGGCATTCGTCATCGAAGCCATGTGTGGCAGCCCGCAACAAGTCAATTGCACCATCGCCACCTCGACCACCACGACGACGACCCCGCAAGGCCAGGATATAGGAAGTACATCTCGAGATTTCAGCTCGTCCACGCAAACCTCGAATTTGCATTACTACCGGATCACCACCAGGGTCGTAGGCCCGCGCAACAGCGTCAGCTACGTCCAGGCCATGATCGCGCTGTAA
- a CDS encoding efflux RND transporter periplasmic adaptor subunit, protein MTFPQLGSIPSKYKKLTIAVVAVTALAVGIGYFTRSKPIPVLLQTVERGTVEASVSNTRAGTVNACRRAKMSPAAGGQISKLQVKKGQRVKKGQVLLELWDNDLHAQERLAQEQLKVSQSRVNEVCTLADAAQRDAVRSQELRNKGFISAQQLDRALTDASSKQSACNSAKGDIDQSKSRIALARATLDRMVLRAPFDGVVADISGELGEYATPSPPGIPTLPAIDLIDDSCMYVSAPIDEVDASKLKIGQRSRITLDAIKGRVFGGKVRRIAPYVLDLEKQARTVEVEVEFDKLNEKNNLLVGYSADVEIIYDVRNQVLRIPTQTLLEGNRVLRYGNDGVLEERKVTTGLSNWEYAEVTSGLEEGDRVVSSLDRPGVKAGVRAVPEQAKPAK, encoded by the coding sequence ATGACTTTCCCGCAACTCGGCAGCATCCCGTCAAAATACAAGAAGCTCACCATCGCAGTCGTTGCCGTCACCGCATTGGCGGTCGGTATCGGTTATTTCACACGCAGCAAGCCTATCCCGGTGCTACTGCAAACAGTCGAGCGCGGCACTGTGGAGGCCTCGGTGAGCAATACCCGCGCCGGTACGGTGAATGCCTGCCGCCGAGCCAAGATGTCGCCCGCGGCCGGAGGCCAGATATCCAAGCTGCAGGTGAAGAAAGGTCAGCGCGTGAAGAAGGGACAGGTGCTGCTCGAGCTCTGGGACAATGACCTGCATGCCCAGGAGCGGCTGGCGCAAGAGCAGCTCAAGGTTTCGCAATCCCGTGTGAATGAAGTGTGCACGCTGGCCGATGCGGCACAGCGCGATGCTGTGCGTTCGCAGGAATTGCGCAACAAGGGATTCATCTCGGCGCAGCAACTCGACCGCGCGCTCACCGATGCATCGTCGAAGCAGTCGGCCTGCAATTCCGCCAAGGGCGATATCGATCAGAGCAAGTCGCGCATCGCGCTTGCCCGTGCCACGCTGGACCGCATGGTGTTGCGTGCGCCGTTCGACGGCGTGGTGGCGGATATCAGCGGCGAGCTGGGCGAATATGCCACGCCGTCGCCGCCCGGGATCCCGACCCTGCCGGCCATCGATCTGATCGACGACAGTTGCATGTATGTGAGTGCGCCGATCGACGAAGTGGACGCCAGCAAACTCAAGATCGGGCAGCGCAGCCGCATCACGCTGGATGCGATCAAGGGGCGCGTATTCGGCGGCAAGGTGCGGCGCATCGCGCCATACGTGCTCGACTTGGAAAAACAGGCGCGCACGGTCGAGGTCGAAGTGGAATTCGACAAGCTCAACGAGAAGAACAACCTGCTCGTGGGCTACAGTGCCGACGTCGAGATCATCTACGATGTGCGCAATCAGGTGTTGCGCATCCCCACGCAGACCTTGCTGGAAGGCAATCGCGTGCTGCGCTACGGCAACGACGGCGTACTGGAAGAACGCAAGGTGACGACGGGTCTGTCCAACTGGGAATACGCCGAAGTGACTTCCGGCCTGGAAGAGGGTGATCGGGTCGTGTCTTCACTGGATCGCCCGGGCGTGAAAGCCGGGGTGCGTGCCGTTCCAGAACAGGCCAAGCCGGCGAAATGA